The following are encoded in a window of Nibricoccus aquaticus genomic DNA:
- the mntR gene encoding transcriptional regulator MntR translates to MADKSPSSQPPRTTAAVEDYLERIRELIQKKGYARVVDIAAELKISQASVTTMIQRLDAEGLVKYEKYRGMVLTTAGEEVAKRIAHRHELLTNFLRQFGIDETVIAHDVEGMEHHVSPETFSAIEALSRYLTANPTVVAKIKKDL, encoded by the coding sequence GTGGCCGACAAATCCCCCAGCTCCCAGCCCCCGCGCACCACCGCCGCGGTCGAGGACTATCTGGAACGCATCCGGGAGCTGATTCAGAAAAAAGGCTACGCGCGCGTCGTGGACATCGCCGCCGAGCTGAAGATTTCCCAGGCCAGCGTCACCACCATGATCCAGCGGCTCGATGCCGAGGGCTTGGTGAAATATGAAAAATACCGCGGCATGGTCCTCACCACCGCCGGCGAAGAAGTAGCCAAGCGCATCGCCCACCGCCACGAACTCCTCACCAATTTTCTCCGCCAGTTCGGCATCGACGAAACTGTCATCGCCCACGACGTCGAAGGCATGGAGCACCATGTGAGCCCCGAGACCTTCAGCGCCATCGAAGCGCTCAGCCGCTACCTCACCGCGAATCCCACCGTGGTCGCGAAGATCAAAAAAGACCTCTGA
- a CDS encoding Ig-like domain-containing protein — translation MHLPTRLRFSRLQNFACSFLALFSLSALAAVAAPPALQTQSSTRYVTENFATTNVDHDIYLNDDSSGITSATVSITSNYQNGQDVLEFTNQLGITGSWSAGTGVLTLSGAASTNDYQTALRAVLYKNASENPADITRTVTFAVTDSDGETGSATRDLHIFPTNDSPVNTDPGPQAIDEDDTLYFSSGMGNQIQISDVDASSGAMKITLSVTRGTLTLAGTTGLSFTTGDGTSDASMVFTGTLTNINNALATLTYHPVLDYFGSDTLTLVTNDQGNTGSGGAKSDTENISITVNPVNDAPVANDDLASTADLTPLDIWVMNNDRDPDNEFHELTVTILSNTLGSSATVNPDNSINFDPGANSGVQTVTYQLTDPDGLTSSIATLTINVGPNTQPGTSSTSVTTDEDTPYTFQAGDFPFSDPDGGQTLAGIIIHNIPADGTLTLSGIPVHNSQTILVGDIGSLVFTPASGASGTPYTSFTFSVQDNLGAYSPSQTFTINVADVNDVPTEISLSKTKLFQTAGLNAVVGTLSTVDSDDVSFSYTLVAGAGDTHNASFNIAGSSLRANDASALTAGTYSVRIQTDDGRGGTHAQSFSITVSDGVFTWSGRGFHRDWSIPENWEGLRIPEPGGNLVFPPNVATGEGRNNLGQGIVYHSITIAAGGYDQGQDSIQLEAGVTTTNGGGGWLGMDITLLNAQSFDVSTGGTLLLVGKISGSQALTKTGAGTLALINGTDHDYTGTTNVDEGTLLLAARNNAVAVGTALNIAAGATVKFAEDGFAGETITDGQIDASVSVTIDEGGTLDLNDRAGTINGLTLKGGRVLTATSGELVLGGNITSQTTASDVSSTIEGFGTLNFNGNIVEVSVSDDIDVADDLNISATIANGTLYKTSSGTLTLAGTNMYTGGTTVSAGTLNVTGSTASGGIVVAPAAALGGTGTIAGHVTINSTATLSPGVDGAGTLTMDSLTLSSGSIMKIDINDTTPGTDFDQVISLGAVDLSGAVLQVALGFTPPHNGSAFQLISAGGGAISGTFTGLSQGAITTISGEKFAVSYTGGDGNDFVLTGNTAPTGTNKTITTNEDTAYTFVASDFGFSDADSGDSLSAVRINSIPSDGSLTLSSVAVTASQVIVAADIGNLVFTPAANANGNGYTGFSFSVRDQSSTYDPSPNAITINVTAVNDAPSGADKTITTDEDTAHTFSASDFGFSDIDGGDTLSAVRIDTLPGAGSLTLSGAAVTASQVIVAGNIGNLRFTPAANASGASYASFTFSVRDQSSVYDPSPNTITIDVTAVNDTPTFLSLSPSTVNQSSGTNAVIGTFTTTDVDDSTFTYALVSGGGDTDNASFNISGSTLRANDALALPGGIYAARFSTTDSSNATFEKNFVITVVDDVAPNAPTAFSATPSGTTVALAWTNPVSDFHSVTIRRSTSGYPSSASNGTAVASGVTTTTQNETGLADGDYYYAIFARDAAGNFSTAATATATVDTTPPTTTIASASLSSDTGSSATDLITATPAQTISGTLSANLLADETVQVSLDNGSTWSSAAASVGSNTWSLAGQTLTGSNTLQVRVIDAATNAGIAFTQPYVLDTTAPITTIASAAFSADTGTSSTDLITRTASQTLSGTLNANLAAGEIVEVSIDNGSTWTTTTSTVGMNSWSLSGQTLTSSNTLKIRVTDTAGNNGTTFSRAYVLDTTAPTAEIASAAFSADTGLSSTDFITATAAQTISGTVSANMVSDEIVEVSLNNGSTWTTATSSVGSTLWSLSGQTLTGSDTLAIRVADTAGNISTTFSHAYALDTSAPNAPSTPDLDSGSDTGLSNTDNITSDTTPTLSSTAENNATVTLYDTDGTTVLNTTTANGSGNWSIASSTLSSGAHTITAKATDTAGNVSSASPGLSITIDTTSPVVTSASVPANASYGIGQHLDFTVNFAENVTIDTSGGTPSLALSLDTGGTVNAFYLSGSGTSALVFRYTVASGHIDSDGVTPAGSITTNGGTLSDTAGNSATLTLNSVGSTTGVLVDGVAPTISSIVRTGASATINAASIDYTVTFSETVTGVDTSDFSLTPSGTAAGAIASISGSTSTYTVTVNSVTGDGTLRLDLKSSGTGIADSATNAISGGYTSGQTYTIDSTATSAPTNFSAVANGSTIALTWTNPAAGDFASSTLRRSSTAYPTSVTDGSSVASGLTGTSHNDTGLSDGAYYYSLFALDTAGNISGAAQATATVDTVAPTAPVIVAISDDTGTSNNDQITTDTTLSLSGTAEAGSTVKVYRNTTLIGSTPADGTGAWTFDYTGTTLAGGTHSFTATSTDAANNISIESTTFLVEIDTATPSAPVITGISNDTGASATDGITNDATLVFTGTAEANTKVTLSRNGLGVIGTVTATSGGAWTFDYSATTLPDGTYLFTAFANDTAGNTSTASADFPVTIDTSAPAIGTQPVGGTYTALGSFALSVTATDATALTYQWYQGATALTNNANRTGSTTAALNHTNISPVGFPGSYTVAITDLAGNTTTSTAAVIVVNKADQTITFPVIADKLTTAAPFALTATASSSFTVTYAVTSGPATIAGNTVTITGAGSVTIRASQAGDVNYNSAFTDRTFTVTKAVATVVILSTPNTYDALAHTALTATTPGGLTVAVTYDGSSTAPVNAGTYAVVATINDATYQGTASGTLTIAKADQLVTFPSVGTLTVGTPVTLTATANTGLPVTFSVVSGNATLSGTSLTVHDANPLLLRATQSGNTNYNPATADRAVTNIVKLSQTITFAALADKSRTAAPFALSATATSSLPVSFTVQSGPATLSGNTLTLTGAAGVVTVVAHQTGNDAYSAATDVSRSFTVSADYPAPVADGFAASVTGGAGSSSLAVTVSTAADFRTHAEATAPAVITVVGTLNLGASTVAVKSNKTIQGADGSSTLIGNLSLSSGVNNVIVRGLNLTNPGTTITGNAYSDGGDAITLTGATGVFITHCSFFDTADHALKITGGSNNITASWNEFYYTSAQTVHRHSVLIGAAGSESAPLRVSLHHNYWSTGVTQNMPAATFGYVHLYNNVFATPGNTTGTEALDQSQLLNERNIYTNVASPLTRRQVNSALAIGRILAIGDSYTAPSASPGTAPYGGMDAVFTPGYSYEMLPTSDVVTVVTAHAGNNTGANITDAATGSATITGPTAAITAGNALTLTAVPSGITPTSYQWRLNNVTISGATSATYTTPSAQESHAGIYTVAISLATGDLVISRPFIVTINPAPVTPPPTPASSGGGGSPSWGFLGALLLLSAHRLHQQRRQTPVKS, via the coding sequence ATGCATCTCCCCACCCGGCTTCGGTTTTCACGGCTTCAGAATTTCGCCTGCTCGTTTCTGGCTCTCTTCAGTTTAAGCGCTCTGGCCGCCGTCGCCGCCCCACCCGCTCTCCAAACGCAGTCATCCACGCGTTACGTCACGGAAAATTTCGCGACCACCAACGTCGATCACGACATCTACCTCAATGACGACAGCTCCGGCATAACCAGCGCGACGGTCAGCATCACCAGCAACTACCAGAACGGGCAGGACGTCCTGGAGTTCACCAATCAACTCGGGATCACCGGCAGCTGGAGCGCCGGCACCGGCGTACTCACCCTGTCAGGCGCAGCCTCGACTAACGACTACCAGACCGCGCTGCGCGCCGTCCTCTACAAGAACGCCAGCGAAAATCCCGCCGACATCACCCGCACCGTGACCTTTGCGGTGACCGACAGCGATGGAGAAACCGGCAGCGCCACCCGCGACCTCCACATCTTCCCGACCAACGATTCCCCGGTGAACACCGATCCCGGCCCGCAGGCCATCGATGAAGACGACACCCTCTATTTCTCCTCGGGCATGGGCAATCAGATCCAGATCTCCGACGTCGATGCCAGCAGCGGCGCGATGAAAATCACCCTCTCCGTCACTCGCGGCACACTCACGCTCGCCGGCACGACCGGACTCTCCTTCACCACCGGCGACGGCACCAGCGACGCCTCGATGGTCTTCACCGGCACATTGACAAATATCAACAACGCCCTCGCCACGCTCACCTATCACCCGGTGCTGGACTACTTCGGATCGGACACGCTCACCCTCGTCACCAACGACCAGGGCAACACCGGCTCCGGCGGTGCCAAAAGCGACACCGAAAACATCAGCATCACGGTGAATCCCGTGAACGACGCCCCCGTCGCCAACGACGACCTCGCTTCCACGGCAGACTTAACGCCGCTCGATATCTGGGTGATGAACAACGATCGCGATCCCGACAACGAGTTCCACGAACTGACCGTTACCATTCTCAGCAACACCCTAGGAAGCTCTGCCACAGTCAATCCCGACAACAGCATTAACTTCGATCCAGGTGCCAACAGCGGCGTGCAGACAGTCACCTACCAACTCACTGATCCTGACGGCCTCACGAGCAGCATCGCCACCCTCACGATCAACGTCGGCCCCAACACTCAACCGGGCACCAGCAGCACGTCCGTGACCACCGATGAAGACACGCCCTACACATTTCAGGCGGGTGACTTCCCGTTCAGCGATCCGGATGGCGGGCAAACGCTGGCCGGAATTATTATCCACAACATCCCTGCCGATGGCACCCTCACGCTCTCCGGCATTCCGGTGCATAACAGCCAGACCATCTTGGTCGGCGACATCGGCTCCTTGGTGTTCACCCCCGCGTCCGGCGCCAGCGGCACGCCCTACACCAGCTTCACCTTCTCCGTGCAGGACAACCTCGGCGCCTACAGCCCCTCGCAAACCTTCACCATCAACGTCGCCGACGTGAACGATGTGCCCACCGAGATTTCGCTGAGCAAAACGAAACTCTTCCAGACCGCCGGCCTGAACGCCGTTGTCGGCACGCTTTCGACCGTCGATTCCGACGACGTCTCCTTCTCCTACACGCTCGTCGCTGGCGCGGGTGACACCCACAACGCATCCTTCAACATCGCCGGCTCTTCGCTACGCGCGAACGACGCCAGCGCGTTAACCGCCGGCACTTACTCCGTCCGCATCCAGACCGATGACGGTCGCGGCGGCACACACGCCCAGTCGTTTTCCATCACCGTCTCCGACGGTGTCTTCACGTGGAGCGGCCGAGGCTTCCATCGCGATTGGTCCATCCCGGAAAACTGGGAAGGACTCCGCATCCCGGAGCCAGGCGGCAACCTGGTCTTTCCTCCAAACGTCGCGACCGGAGAAGGCAGAAACAATCTCGGTCAGGGGATCGTTTACCACTCCATCACGATCGCCGCCGGCGGCTACGATCAAGGTCAGGACTCCATCCAGCTCGAAGCCGGCGTCACGACGACCAATGGCGGCGGCGGCTGGCTCGGCATGGATATCACCCTGCTCAACGCTCAGTCGTTCGACGTCTCAACCGGCGGCACGCTGCTCCTCGTCGGCAAAATTTCTGGATCTCAAGCCCTGACAAAAACCGGCGCAGGCACTCTCGCCCTGATCAACGGCACCGATCACGACTACACCGGCACCACTAACGTTGACGAAGGCACCTTGCTCCTCGCCGCGCGCAACAACGCCGTCGCCGTAGGCACCGCGCTCAACATCGCAGCCGGCGCCACCGTCAAGTTCGCCGAAGATGGCTTCGCCGGTGAAACCATCACCGACGGCCAGATCGACGCCTCCGTCTCCGTCACCATCGATGAAGGCGGCACCCTCGACCTCAACGACCGCGCCGGCACGATCAACGGCCTCACGCTCAAAGGCGGCAGAGTCCTCACAGCCACCAGCGGCGAATTGGTGCTCGGCGGAAATATTACGTCTCAAACCACTGCCAGCGACGTCAGTTCAACCATCGAAGGCTTCGGCACGCTCAATTTCAACGGCAACATCGTCGAGGTCTCCGTCTCCGACGACATCGACGTCGCCGACGATCTCAACATCAGCGCCACCATCGCCAACGGCACGCTCTACAAAACCAGCTCCGGCACCCTAACACTCGCCGGCACCAACATGTACACCGGCGGCACAACCGTCAGCGCCGGCACCTTGAATGTAACCGGCAGCACGGCCAGCGGCGGCATCGTCGTTGCACCTGCCGCAGCGCTCGGCGGCACCGGCACGATCGCGGGCCACGTCACCATCAACTCCACCGCGACTCTCTCACCCGGCGTCGATGGAGCAGGCACGCTGACGATGGACTCTCTCACGCTCTCCTCCGGTTCGATCATGAAGATCGACATCAACGACACCACCCCCGGCACCGACTTCGATCAAGTCATCAGCCTCGGCGCCGTGGACCTAAGCGGCGCCGTGCTTCAAGTGGCCCTCGGCTTCACCCCGCCGCACAACGGCTCCGCCTTTCAACTCATCTCGGCAGGCGGCGGCGCCATCTCCGGCACATTCACCGGCCTCAGCCAGGGCGCCATCACGACGATCAGCGGCGAAAAATTCGCCGTCAGTTACACCGGTGGCGATGGCAACGACTTCGTCCTGACCGGCAACACCGCACCCACCGGTACAAATAAAACCATCACGACCAACGAAGATACCGCCTACACGTTCGTCGCCTCCGACTTCGGCTTCAGCGATGCCGACAGCGGCGACTCACTCAGCGCCGTCCGCATCAATTCGATTCCCAGTGATGGCAGCCTGACTCTCTCGAGCGTCGCCGTGACGGCCTCTCAAGTCATCGTCGCCGCCGACATAGGCAATCTCGTCTTCACCCCCGCGGCCAACGCCAACGGCAACGGCTACACCGGCTTCAGCTTCAGCGTCCGCGATCAAAGCTCCACTTACGATCCATCGCCCAACGCGATCACGATCAATGTGACTGCGGTGAACGATGCTCCCTCGGGAGCGGATAAAACCATCACGACCGACGAGGACACCGCGCACACCTTCTCCGCCTCCGACTTCGGCTTCAGCGATATCGATGGTGGCGACACACTCAGCGCCGTCCGTATCGATACACTTCCCGGTGCAGGTAGCCTGACTCTCTCCGGCGCCGCCGTCACCGCCTCTCAAGTCATCGTCGCTGGAAACATCGGTAATCTCCGTTTCACTCCCGCGGCCAACGCCAGCGGCGCCAGCTACGCCAGCTTCACCTTCAGCGTCCGCGACCAGAGTTCCGTTTACGATCCATCGCCCAACACCATCACGATAGACGTCACCGCGGTGAACGACACCCCGACCTTCCTCTCACTTTCACCCTCAACGGTGAATCAATCCAGCGGCACCAATGCCGTCATCGGCACCTTCACGACCACCGATGTGGACGACAGCACATTCACCTATGCGCTGGTTTCTGGCGGCGGCGACACGGACAACGCATCCTTCAACATCTCCGGCTCCACCCTCCGCGCCAACGATGCCCTCGCTCTGCCCGGCGGCATCTACGCCGCCCGCTTCAGCACGACCGATAGTAGCAATGCCACCTTCGAGAAGAACTTCGTCATCACCGTAGTTGACGACGTCGCACCGAACGCGCCGACCGCATTCTCCGCGACACCCAGCGGCACGACCGTCGCACTTGCGTGGACGAACCCCGTCAGTGATTTCCACTCGGTCACTATCCGTCGCTCCACATCAGGCTACCCGTCCTCCGCCTCCAACGGCACCGCCGTTGCATCCGGCGTAACCACCACCACTCAAAATGAAACCGGCCTTGCCGACGGTGATTACTATTATGCGATCTTCGCCCGCGACGCCGCCGGTAATTTCTCAACCGCAGCCACCGCGACCGCCACAGTCGATACCACGCCGCCCACCACCACGATAGCCTCCGCATCCCTCTCGTCCGACACCGGCTCCAGCGCGACTGACCTCATCACCGCGACCCCAGCACAAACGATCTCCGGCACACTAAGCGCCAATCTCCTCGCTGATGAGACCGTGCAAGTGTCCCTCGACAACGGCTCCACCTGGTCATCCGCCGCCGCGAGCGTCGGCTCTAACACCTGGTCCCTCGCCGGCCAGACCCTCACCGGCAGCAACACGCTTCAAGTCCGCGTGATCGATGCCGCCACCAACGCCGGCATCGCTTTCACCCAGCCCTACGTCCTCGATACGACTGCGCCGATCACGACAATCGCTTCCGCCGCGTTCTCCGCCGACACCGGCACGAGCTCGACTGACTTGATCACACGCACCGCCTCACAAACCCTCTCCGGCACGCTAAACGCCAACCTCGCCGCCGGCGAAATCGTCGAAGTCTCCATCGACAACGGCTCCACCTGGACCACGACAACGAGCACCGTTGGCATGAACTCCTGGTCCCTCTCCGGACAAACGCTCACCAGCAGTAACACGCTAAAAATCCGCGTCACCGACACCGCTGGCAACAACGGGACAACCTTCAGCCGGGCCTATGTCCTCGACACGACTGCTCCCACCGCAGAGATCGCCTCCGCCGCTTTCTCCGCTGACACCGGCCTGAGCTCGACCGACTTTATCACCGCCACCGCTGCTCAAACCATCTCCGGCACTGTGAGCGCCAACATGGTTTCAGACGAAATCGTCGAGGTCTCCCTCAATAACGGCTCCACCTGGACCACCGCTACATCCAGCGTCGGCAGCACCCTGTGGTCGCTCAGCGGCCAGACCCTCACCGGTAGCGACACGCTCGCAATCCGCGTGGCGGATACCGCCGGTAATATCAGCACCACATTCAGTCATGCCTACGCGCTCGACACCTCGGCACCAAACGCCCCCTCCACGCCGGACTTGGACAGCGGCTCCGACACTGGACTGTCGAACACCGATAACATCACCTCCGACACGACTCCGACTCTCTCCAGCACCGCCGAAAACAACGCCACCGTCACGCTGTACGATACCGATGGCACCACCGTGCTAAACACCACCACCGCCAACGGTAGCGGCAACTGGTCAATCGCCTCTTCCACGCTTTCATCCGGTGCCCACACCATCACCGCCAAAGCCACCGACACCGCAGGCAACGTCTCGTCCGCATCGCCCGGCCTCTCCATCACGATCGACACCACATCTCCCGTCGTGACGAGTGCCTCCGTTCCTGCGAACGCCTCGTACGGCATAGGCCAGCACCTGGACTTCACGGTTAACTTTGCCGAAAACGTCACCATCGACACCAGCGGCGGCACGCCCTCACTCGCCCTCTCGCTCGATACCGGCGGCACCGTAAACGCGTTCTACCTCTCCGGCAGCGGCACCTCCGCACTCGTTTTCCGCTACACGGTGGCAAGCGGCCATATCGACTCCGACGGCGTTACACCCGCCGGTTCGATCACAACCAACGGCGGCACCCTCAGCGACACCGCCGGCAACTCCGCCACACTCACGCTCAACAGCGTCGGCAGCACCACAGGTGTGCTCGTCGATGGCGTCGCCCCCACGATCTCCTCGATCGTGCGCACGGGCGCCAGCGCGACCATCAACGCCGCCAGTATCGATTACACGGTGACCTTCTCCGAAACCGTCACCGGCGTGGATACGAGCGACTTCTCGCTCACGCCCTCAGGCACAGCTGCCGGTGCGATCGCATCGATCTCAGGCAGCACCAGCACCTACACCGTGACCGTTAACAGTGTCACCGGCGACGGCACGCTGCGCCTCGATCTGAAGAGCTCCGGCACCGGCATCGCCGACTCCGCGACCAATGCGATCAGTGGCGGCTACACGAGCGGCCAGACTTACACGATCGACTCCACCGCCACGTCCGCTCCGACAAATTTCTCCGCAGTGGCTAACGGTTCCACCATCGCGCTCACCTGGACCAATCCAGCCGCAGGCGACTTCGCGTCCTCCACGCTCCGTCGTTCCTCCACCGCCTATCCGACCTCGGTCACCGACGGCTCATCGGTCGCCTCCGGCCTCACCGGCACCAGCCACAACGACACCGGATTATCCGACGGCGCTTACTACTATTCCCTCTTCGCACTCGATACCGCGGGCAACATCTCCGGCGCCGCTCAAGCCACCGCGACAGTCGATACCGTTGCGCCCACCGCGCCCGTGATCGTCGCCATTTCCGACGACACCGGCACGAGCAACAACGACCAGATCACCACCGACACCACGCTCTCGCTCTCCGGCACCGCCGAGGCCGGCAGCACCGTCAAAGTCTATCGCAACACCACGCTGATCGGCAGCACCCCCGCCGACGGCACCGGCGCATGGACCTTCGACTACACCGGCACCACGCTCGCAGGCGGCACGCACAGCTTCACCGCGACGAGCACCGACGCGGCGAACAATATCAGCATCGAGTCCACCACCTTCCTCGTGGAGATCGATACCGCCACGCCATCCGCTCCGGTCATCACAGGCATCAGCAACGACACCGGCGCCAGCGCGACCGACGGCATCACCAATGACGCCACGCTCGTCTTCACCGGAACCGCCGAAGCGAACACCAAAGTAACCCTCTCTCGCAACGGCCTCGGCGTCATCGGCACCGTCACCGCCACCAGCGGTGGCGCATGGACCTTCGACTACAGCGCAACAACGCTGCCCGACGGCACCTATCTCTTCACCGCGTTCGCGAACGATACCGCTGGCAACACCAGCACCGCCTCCGCCGACTTCCCGGTGACGATCGACACCTCCGCGCCAGCCATCGGCACGCAGCCCGTCGGAGGCACTTACACCGCGCTCGGCTCCTTCGCACTTAGCGTCACCGCCACCGATGCTACCGCGCTCACGTATCAATGGTACCAAGGCGCCACCGCCCTCACCAACAACGCCAACCGCACCGGCTCCACGACTGCTGCGCTCAATCACACGAACATCAGCCCCGTCGGTTTCCCCGGCAGCTACACCGTGGCGATCACCGACCTCGCGGGTAACACCACGACCAGCACCGCCGCCGTCATCGTCGTTAATAAGGCCGATCAAACGATCACCTTCCCCGTCATCGCCGATAAGCTCACCACCGCCGCTCCTTTCGCGCTCACCGCAACAGCGAGCAGCAGCTTCACCGTGACATATGCCGTCACCTCCGGCCCCGCCACCATCGCCGGCAACACCGTCACAATCACTGGCGCCGGATCGGTGACCATCCGCGCAAGCCAGGCCGGCGATGTGAACTACAACTCCGCGTTCACCGACCGCACCTTCACAGTGACCAAGGCCGTCGCGACGGTCGTGATTCTCTCTACACCCAACACCTACGACGCGCTCGCCCACACGGCTCTCACGGCAACAACCCCAGGCGGCCTCACCGTCGCCGTGACCTACGACGGCAGCAGCACTGCTCCAGTAAACGCCGGCACCTACGCCGTCGTCGCCACGATCAACGACGCCACCTACCAAGGCACCGCATCCGGCACACTGACCATCGCGAAGGCTGATCAACTCGTCACCTTCCCGTCCGTCGGCACCCTCACCGTCGGCACGCCCGTGACTCTCACCGCCACGGCCAACACCGGCCTGCCCGTCACGTTCTCGGTCGTGAGTGGTAACGCCACGCTCTCCGGCACGAGCCTCACCGTCCACGACGCCAACCCACTCCTGCTTCGTGCGACTCAGTCGGGAAATACCAACTACAACCCCGCCACCGCCGACCGCGCCGTCACGAACATCGTCAAACTCTCGCAGACGATCACCTTCGCCGCGCTCGCCGATAAATCGCGCACCGCAGCTCCGTTCGCGTTGAGCGCGACCGCGACAAGCTCTCTACCCGTTTCATTCACCGTCCAGAGCGGACCGGCCACGCTCTCGGGCAACACGCTCACGCTCACCGGTGCAGCCGGCGTTGTCACCGTCGTCGCCCATCAAACGGGTAACGACGCCTACTCCGCCGCGACCGACGTCAGCCGCAGCTTCACCGTCAGCGCCGACTACCCGGCACCGGTCGCCGACGGCTTCGCCGCTTCGGTCACGGGCGGCGCGGGCTCCAGCTCACTCGCTGTCACTGTTTCGACGGCCGCAGACTTCCGCACGCACGCCGAAGCCACCGCGCCCGCCGTCATCACCGTCGTCGGCACGCTCAACCTCGGCGCCTCCACCGTCGCCGTGAAATCCAACAAGACGATCCAGGGCGCCGACGGCAGCTCCACGCTCATCGGCAACCTCTCGCTCTCGAGCGGCGTGAACAACGTCATCGTCCGCGGGCTCAACCTCACCAACCCCGGCACGACGATCACCGGCAACGCGTATTCTGATGGCGGCGACGCGATAACCCTCACCGGCGCGACCGGCGTGTTTATCACGCACTGCTCGTTCTTCGACACCGCTGACCACGCGCTCAAGATCACCGGCGGCTCCAACAACATCACCGCCTCGTGGAACGAATTCTATTACACGTCCGCGCAGACCGTTCATCGCCACAGCGTGCTCATCGGCGCCGCCGGTTCCGAGTCCGCCCCGCTGCGCGTCTCGCTCCACCACAACTACTGGTCCACCGGCGTCACCCAGAACATGCCCGCGGCGACCTTCGGCTATGTTCACCTCTACAACAACGTGTTCGCCACACCGGGCAACACGACGGGCACCGAGGCACTCGACCAGTCGCAGCTGCTCAACGAGCGCAACATCTACACCAACGTCGCCAGCCCGCTGACGCGCCGCCAGGTGAACAGCGCGCTCGCGATCGGCCGCATTTTGGCCATCGGCGATTCCTACACCGCACCCTCCGCATCGCCCGGCACCGCGCCATACGGCGGCATGGATGCCGTCTTCACGCCGGGTTATTCGTACGAAATGCTGCCCACCAGCGACGTCGTCACCGTGGTCACCGCCCACGCCGGTAACAACACCGGTGCCAACATCACCGACGCCGCTACCGGCTCCGCCACGATCACCGGCCCGACCGCAGCGATCACCGCAGGCAACGCACTGACGCTCACTGCGGTTCCGTCCGGCATCACGCCGACCTCCTATCAATGGCGCCTCAACAACGTCACCATCTCCGGAGCCACCTCCGCGACCTACACCACGCCGAGCGCGCAAGAGTCCCACGCGGGCATCTACACCGTGGCAATCAGCCTGGCCACCGGCGACCTCGTCATCAGCCGGCCCTTCATCGTCACCATCAATCCGGCCCCAGTCACACCGCCTCCCACTCCTGCCTCTAGCGGAGGTGGCGGCTCTCCGTCATGGGGCTTCCTCGGCGCACTGCTCCTGCTGAGCGCCCATCGTCTCCACCAGCAGCGCCGCCAGACTCCCGTAAAGTCCTGA